CTTGAACTCGTAGTTCGCTTGGAGTAGGGTTTCGTTCCACCACGTGATGGAGTTCAGTGGAATTGGAACGTTAAGTATTCCTCCAGCGCCCAGCAAGATTTCATCCACGATATACTGCTTGTCCACTGCACATGTTAGACCCTGCCTGAACTCTGTAACGGTTAGAGGGTTTCTGATTCCAGGATAGATACCAGATACGGTGTAGTTGTTGTTCAAGTCAAACTCTATCATTCCGTTCTCGTGATAAGCTGCGATGCAGAGGTTGGGATCGGCTTCAGCGTCTAGTTTTTGCTCATAAGTCAGCGGCGACTGTAAAAAGTCGATGTCGTTAGCTTTTAGCGCAGCGTAACCAGCCGATGAATTGGGATAGAATCGTATGTCAGTATCCGTCTTCGGGCCTCTGGTAGGTAATGCCATGACTAGAGTCACATTACCTAGAGGAATCAATGCTATTAGTATCAAGACAATCAGCATTAACATTGCTAAGATGTATACTGTCTTCAATTTACCTTCTCCTCTCTTCTAAAAGGCACTCGTATATCGGCTACACTGTGATTTACAACTTTGGGTAGTAATCAACGTGTGAAAGCTTTTACTTGCTAGTAAACATTTGATTTCAGCAACATAATGCTTATTAGAAAGAGATGCGTTTTCCATTAAATCTCATTACCGAAAGAGGTGATAGTTTTTGAACATTGAAAAACTGAAACGCCGCGCCATTCATTTACGACAACGTATCGACACTTTAGAAAATGGACAGCAAAAGCAACAACTCATTGAAGACTACGTGAAAATCATTTGGCAAATCCAAAACTATTGAACTAACAAATAGCTTCTACCTATTTTTGACGAATCTAATCGAACTTTATAAGTCAACAAGCGCTCTACGATTTATAATGACCTAGCATTTTCTTGACGTAGCAGAGCGACCGTAAAATCCTTAGGACCTTCGCAGCTTATAGATGGAGCCTTTGTCAAGTCTTAGTGTTTTCCTTGTTTGAGACGTCGAAAGATTTACGAACTTGAAAGAGTTTAACTCTCTATGTTAAAATGATTGTCGATAGATCAGAGTTTATATCTATTTCTGCCACTTTCAAGCTTTTATACCTCGAAATCGGGTGAAAACTGAACGAAAACTGACACAAGCAAAAAAGTAGAAAGTTTACGTTGTAGCGTACGTCGTATTCATTCTCCGAGAACTTGAATTATTACCGTTCTTCGTCTTGGATAAACATCAGTCTCCACAAAGAGGAGGGACTGCCAAGTTCCTAAGACCAATTTGCTGTCAATTACTGGTAGAGTTCTGTCTGGAGGAAGAAACATGGAACGAAGATGTGAATGGGCATTTGACGGGTGATGATACGGCGCCTTTTTTGGAATCATTTTTTCCAAAATTCTTTTGATGTCTTCCAGAAGGTTCCAGTCGTGCTCTGTAAGGACTATGATGCCCGTTGCGTGAGGGGCGAAAATGTGGGCTATGCCGTTTTTTACCTGAGATTTGGAGACTGTTTCTTGAACTTTCTCTGTAAGATCTATGAAATCGATTTCTCCTTTAGTTGAGAATTCGACGGTTTGATTAAAAACTTTCAATTGCCTGTGTACCTCGCGAGAAAGATTGCAGTGGACAGAATAAAATTGTTGCTATCAAGAAACATCATCTGCTGATCCTACTGAACAGACTAGTAATAATATGCGGCTTTGTTTCCCTAAATGGTGGCAAGGCTTCAATCTTGCCCGTTACGTTTCCACATTAATTCTTACCCTTTTTCCAGAGATCATGAAACGCAATAACTACGAAAGACGCTTCATGAACATGTGCTTCGCGAAAGATATTTGCTGAAGCAACGTGAGAAATGTGTTTGATACACTTTGTTGCCCATGTTTCATGGACTTGCCTTTACACATCACTCATAGTATGTTTCTTTTTTACCAGTCTCTTTTTTCGGGTTTTGCTTGGTCTGGTCTTTTTATCCTTCCTTTAGTGATCAGCATCCTTTTATGACTACTTTTTGGGGAGCTCCAAGAAGCTATGCCTACTGTTGTAGTGGGCTCATTTTGTACTGTATCATAGTTGGGGCATTGTGCATTGTACTCTCTACTTTTAAACTATTTTGGGTATACTTGGAAAATTGGTCGCTATTTGCATCTAAGATAACTACGGCTGAAGAAGCGTTCACCATCGTGATTTTAGTATTTGTGGGCTTTTTTGCGTTACAAATTCCAGTATGACTTTCTGGAGTTTATTGTTGGGGTCAGTGTGCCAAGAATCTGAAAGAATGGCTATGGCCATGTAAAGAACATACAGTTACTTCTGAAAAAGAAAATAGAAAGGCCACTATGCCAGCCAAAGCCATATATCCGCCTGTTTGCCAGCCACGTATCCAGCGTTTAGAGGGTTATGCTTTTGTATACGTTGTTGCGTTGAGAAAACGCGATATTCTGGTGATATGTTAGCTGTCTAAGCCAGAGAATGCTGCTGAAAAGAAGCCTTTTTTGTGGGCGTTCTATTGGATTATGTGCTTTCGAAGCAATGTAGGTAGGCAAAACAACTCATACTTTCTATTTGCTCAAGGAGGCTTTGGCAGTATCAGTGGCATTGGTGATACTAGTATTTCATACAGGAAATCATATCACCAAACTGTTTTTCAGACCAGCAGGCTCGTTTCAGCGGATACAAAAGCATACCCTATAACCAAAAACGCCCGCCTTTGCCTAAAAGTGTTAAGTGAGTTCCACAGGTGTGTTGGGTGTCGAATGGTGTTTATGGGACATTCAGTATCTTTTTGGGAAGTTTGACGTTGTTGAGCAGTTTTTGTGGAATTCTACGCAGTTTTGGGAAAAGTGGGAAAACTATGTTTCTCGAGATCATTTTTGCGAATATCCATAGATTATCGTCACTATATTTTATGAGGACGCGATATATAGTGAAAAAGCATAATTGTTATTAATTGTTATCCTCAATAGAGAGTAAAGCATAATTGGGTGTAAAGAATGAGTGAAGAATTAACCTCGATAAAGATTAAGAAGAGCACCAGAGATGTATTAAAGAGTGTGGGAAAGAAAAGCGAAACTTATGACGATATAATCAACAGGCTTTTAGATCGCGTCCTAAGAAGAAAAAGAGATTAGAGTGTGGCAGAGGCTAAACGATCATAGCCACAACGGTTGCTTTAGGAGCTGTTCTAATTCTAGGCACAGCGATATATGGCATCTTCAAAAATTGGCTTACATCGATCATTGTAGGACGAAGAGTCTCGAATACGCAGATGCCGCAAGATCCATTGTTACGGCGATAGCTGGGATCCTTGCATTATTCATACTTGTCCTTCTATTGCAGCATTTGGGAATAATTCTAAAAGGAGCCAAAAGACGTGAACAAGCTAGTCAACAGCCGCATACGCACTAGGTTATGTCAACTGTAGTTAATTAACAGAAGATATGCGCGCATTGAATGGAGAGACTGAAGGGAGACTCAGGTTGCAGAGGTTTTCGAGAGGTAGACTATTCTGATCGCATTTGCTAAAGCTTAAGAACAGAATAACATTAAGAACTTCACAGGTATGCTTCAATGCCTAAATGTCCAAAATGTAGAAAAGAAGCGGGGACGTTTTTTTATTGTATAAATTGTGGGACTCTAATCAGGGAAGAATGTCCAAGTTGTGGAGAACTAGTAAACGTAAGCATGAAATTCTGCCCCAAATGTGGAAAACGTAATCGGCTTTATCCCCTAAATGCATGTGCAAAGAAACATGAAAGATAACTAGGTGGCTAACGCAACTGCAAGAGGATCCCTTCGATTATTAGACTTACTAAAAGAGTAGGTGCTTTCGCTCTACACCAACTTTTTTTCTTTGTCACCTTTCTAAAACGCTTGTTATAACGCATCTTTCGTTGACATACCACATGCATTTTGATCCTATGCAGCTAATTGACATTCCGCCACCCATCGTCAGGGGGCATTTTTTGCGTATTTGTCTTTTAGGATCGTAGTATATTTCAAAAACTCTTTTCATACGTTTTGGGACGTCTTTCAGAGAAATTTTGTTCATTGACTTCTCTGTTTCTAGCAGCGGTATCAAGTCAGTGAGGCTTAATATGCCTACAAGGTGGCCAGCGTTTGTTACTGCTAATTTCTTGATCTTCTGTTTGATCATTTTCCGTGTAGCGCGTGCTATCGTTACGTGAGATTTTACTGTCACAAGCGGTTTCGACATGACTTCAATTGCTTTTGTTCTAGCTGGATCCTTTCTTTTGAAAACAACTCGTTTCAATATGTCTCTTTCAGTTAAAATCCCAACAGGGTTTCCATTTTCGGTAACTATGATGCAGCCGATTTCATGCCTATTCATTATTTCTGCAGCCTTTAGGACAGTGTCTCGTATATTGGCTGTCTTTACGTCTCGGATCATGACGTCTTTTACTTTTGTTGGCATTTATCTAACCTGTTTCAAATCTGACTCTTTCTTATTTTGGGTTCTGAAATATATTATGACTGTAGAATCTGGATGGAGCATCCTCATTAGAGGTTCGCTTTTTAGAAGGAAAGAGAGAAAAAGATGG
This genomic interval from Candidatus Bathyarchaeota archaeon contains the following:
- a CDS encoding ABC transporter substrate-binding protein, producing MKTVYILAMLMLIVLILIALIPLGNVTLVMALPTRGPKTDTDIRFYPNSSAGYAALKANDIDFLQSPLTYEQKLDAEADPNLCIAAYHENGMIEFDLNNNYTVSGIYPGIRNPLTVTEFRQGLTCAVDKQYIVDEILLGAGGILNVPIPLNSITWWNETLLQANYEFK
- a CDS encoding secondary thiamine-phosphate synthase enzyme YjbQ produces the protein MKVFNQTVEFSTKGEIDFIDLTEKVQETVSKSQVKNGIAHIFAPHATGIIVLTEHDWNLLEDIKRILEKMIPKKAPYHHPSNAHSHLRSMFLPPDRTLPVIDSKLVLGTWQSLLFVETDVYPRRRTVIIQVLGE
- a CDS encoding CBS domain-containing protein, giving the protein MPTKVKDVMIRDVKTANIRDTVLKAAEIMNRHEIGCIIVTENGNPVGILTERDILKRVVFKRKDPARTKAIEVMSKPLVTVKSHVTIARATRKMIKQKIKKLAVTNAGHLVGILSLTDLIPLLETEKSMNKISLKDVPKRMKRVFEIYYDPKRQIRKKCPLTMGGGMSISCIGSKCMWYVNERCVITSVLER